In the genome of Cryptococcus deuterogattii R265 chromosome 6, complete sequence, one region contains:
- a CDS encoding ribosome biogenesis protein BRX1 → MSKAVLAAAEKTKNNSKAGPSEGVKPRKDKVLMLSSRGVTQRMRHLMRDLEALLPHVKRDSKLDTKSSLHLLNELADLHSCSNTLYFEARRHEDLYLWLSRSPNGPSVKCHVQNLHTMDELKMTGNCLKGSRGLVCFDGSWEGEHWSLMKEMFTHVFSVPKTSRKLKPFIDHILLFSLLDNKVWFRNYQIIEKDPLTPSGPPQSSLVEIGPRFVLTPIKIFEGSFGGPTIFSNSEFITPAAMRASVKRIAGEKYRIRKEGEKDREERRKRVREDVEEDELARKKVFA, encoded by the exons ATGTCCAAAGCAGTTCTTGCCGCCGCagaaaagacaaagaacaATAGCAAGGCAGGCCCCAGTGAAGGGGTCAAGCCTAGAAAGGACAAGGTCCTTATGCTCTCCTCGCGAGGTGTCACTCAGCGCATGAGGCACCTTATGAGAGACCTCGAAGCTTTGTTACCGCATGTCAAGCGAG ACTCCAAGCTCGACACCAAAtcatctctccacctcctcaacgAATTAGCGGACCTCCACTCTTGCTCGAACACTCTTTACTTTGAAGCCCGGCGACATGAAGACCTCTACCTCTGGCTCTCTCGATCTCCCAACGGACCTAGTGTCAAGTGCCATGTTCAAAATTTGCATACCATGGATGAACTCAAGATGACCGGAAACTGTTTGAAGGGAAGCAGAGGTTTGGTTTGCTTTGATGGATCttgggaaggagaacaCTGGAgcttgatgaaggagatgttCACACAT GTTTTCAGCGTTCCCAAGACTTCCAGGAAACTGAAACCCTTCATTGACCACATCCTGCTCTTCTCACTTTTAGACAACAAAGTTTGGTTTAGGAACTACCAA ATAATTGAGAAAGACCCTCTCACTCCTTCCGGCCCTCCTCAATCCTCCCTTGTCGAAATCGGCCCTCGATTCGTCCTTACTCCCATCAAAATCTTTGAAGGCTCTTTTGGTGGTCCCACCATTTTCTCCAACTCTGAATTCATCACCCCCGCGGCTATGAGGGCGAGTGTGAAACGCATTGCCGGTGAAAAGTACAGGatcaggaaggaaggtgagaaggacagggaagagaggaggaagagggtcCGAGAAGAcgtcgaggaggacgagtTGGCCAGAAAGAAGGTGTTTGCATAG
- a CDS encoding trimethylguanosine synthase — MPKRGRHSLSLFTSLPDDLRRSIHSKSSDTTKLTVQHPVSNPSVPIDTLLSTQTLLHTQPYSDDGEEEEEGGNDVDVLGIKSALVNGLRTNDESGEKDMTMMEMSQAQIPKERQPSLKQNESYRMEVSASLSPNAQREPESYGVNWLGGTNKIVKPSTAKARKPAKKRQRQIGPIENPYIDHPWDCTGLVPRFTHIDHVPKQLQKYFRQRGLLFPEYDRLPLLLDHTGWFSVTPQPIAAHIAERCQCDVIVDAFCGVGGNAIAFAKTCERVIAIDNDITRLKIARHNALHHGVADRVEFILGDYTEFARSFAEKNPEDKIDVVFLSPPWGGIDYLNSPSATYSLSSILPIHGRDLFNLTSKLTPNIAYYLPRNMDMQEISELARELDYPDPERKGRVREWVEVEEETVRDKVKALTIYFGGLVADE; from the exons ATGCCAAAACGAGGAAGGCATAGCCTGTCTCTATTTACATCACTCCCAGATGATCTTCGCCGCTCGATACACTCAAAGTCAAGTGATACTACCAAACTCACCGTCCAACATCCGGTTAGCAATCCCTCTGTGCCTATCGATACTTTGTTAAGTACGCAGACATTATTACACACCCAACCCTACTCGGacgatggagaagaagaagaagaaggtggaaaCGATGTGGATGTGCTAGGTATTAAGTCCGCCCTAGTAAATGGCTTAAGGACAAATGATGAGTCcggagagaaggatatGACTATGATGGAAATGTCTCAAGCTCAGATACCAAAAGAGCGTCAGCCTTCACTGAAACAGAATGAGTCGTACCGAATGGAGGTATCTGCTTCCCTGTCTCCCAACGCTCAACGAGAACCGGAATCATATGGTGTTAATTGGCTAGGTGGCACGAACAAAATTGTGAAGCCCTCTACGGCCAAAGCACGAAAACCTGCCAAAAAGAGACAACGTCAAATAGGCCCGATTGAGAACCCTTATATTGACCATCCATGGGACTGTACCGGATTAGTACCGAGATTTACTCATATTGATCACGTCCCGAAGCAATTACAAAAGT ACTTTCGTCAGCGGGggcttctttttcccgaATACGACAGATTACCACTCCTTTTAGATCATACAGGGTGGTTCTCGGTAACACCGCAACCAATTGCTGCCCACATCGCCGAACGTTGCCAGTGTGACGTGATTGTGGACGCTTTTTGCGGTGTTGGCGGAAATGCCATTGCGTTTGCAAAGACCTGCGAAAGGG TCATTGCCATTGATAACGACATCACACGATTAAAAATAGCCAGGCACAACGCATTGCATCATGGTGTGGCTGACAGGGTCGAGTTTATCTTGGGGGATTATACAGAATTTGCCCGATCATTTGCAGAAAAGAATCCGGAAGACAAAATTGATgttgtttttctttcgcCACCATGGG GCGGAATCGATTACCTAAACAGTCCCTCTGCGACCTACTCTCTCTCCTCGATTCTTCCTATTCATGGAAGAGATCTGTTCAATCTCACCTCCAAACTCACGCCGAATATCGCATATTATCTTCCCAGAAACATGGACATGCAGGAAATATCAGAGCTTGCCCGAGAACTGGATTATCCTGATccagaaagaaaaggccgAGTGAGAGAATGGGTAGaggtcgaagaagagacggtcAGGGACAAGGTCAAAGCCTTGACGATATATTTTGGGGGATTAGTGGCCGATGAATGA